The following proteins are encoded in a genomic region of Poecilia reticulata strain Guanapo linkage group LG11, Guppy_female_1.0+MT, whole genome shotgun sequence:
- the LOC103472588 gene encoding gastrula zinc finger protein XlCGF57.1-like: protein MDDQHRLLVFTRTPQIILYQIDLSRCIVVKEEEEVPVEFTNQDGNSTLDQDEPEPLGIKQEQEEPEHQQFKENQLCISQNEDQLVQKQETDSPEVENQDQEEIDSETQGKNGDDQKQLERCQKTKQQKGTLPGHSLYSCEICDKIFSGQKGFTIHMRNHMREKTYGCTTCGKRYYSRSGLNLHMRTHTGEKPFTCATCGKSYGSRVSLNFHMRTHTGERRFKCGVCGKDFRQSSALHTHMRTHSDQKPYSCTTCGKRFSNKSVLNSHIIIHTGEKRYSCIACGKRFSQKSQLRYHMMTHTGEKPVSCMTCGKTFTHKGNLSEHIKTHTGEKPFSCSTCGKCFSHKSLLRNHMRRHTGERPFSCTTCGKTYSERSGLAYHVKTHTAERPFSCVTCKASFRKQSFLTHHMKTHTVEKTFSCVTCGETFSQKCELTVHKKTHRDEGPFLCTMCGKGFRGKSSLNYHMKNHSEEKPFSCVTCGKGFLRKSHLICHMRSHTGEKPFSCMTCGKSFSVKCNLTFHMKTHTNEKPFSCAICGKGYHNKSSFNYHMRNHTEEKPFLCVTCGKGFVHNSHLILHMRSHTGEKPFTCTICEKSYAIKSRLTVHMKTHTG, encoded by the coding sequence ATCTTTCACGATGCATTGTAGttaaagaagaggaagaggttCCAGTTGAGTTCACTAACCAGGATGGGAATTCCACTTTGGATCAAGAcgaaccagaacctctggggATAAAACAGGagcaagaggaaccagaacatcaACAATTCAAAGAGAATCAACTCTGCATCAGTCAGAATGAAGACCAGCTTGTGCAAAAGCAGGAAACTGATTCTCCTGAAGTTGAGAACCAGGATCAAGAAGAAATTGATTCTGAAACTCAAGGAAAAAATGGAGATGATCAGAAACAACTTGAGAGATGTCAGAAgaccaaacagcagaaagggACCCTCCCAGGCCACAGTTTGTATTCCTGTGAAATTTGTGATAAAATCTTTTCTGGACAAAAGGGTTTCACGATACACATGAGAAATCACATGCGTGAGAAGACGTATGGATGTACAACCTGTGGAAAACGTTACTATAGCAGAAGTGGTTTAAATCTGCACATGAGAACCCACACAGGGGAAAAACCGTTCACATGTGCAACTTGTGGAAAAAGCTATGGCAGCAGGGTTTCTTTAAATTTTCATATGAGAACTCACACAGGGGAAAGGCGGTTCAAGTGTGGTGTTTGTGGAAAAGATTTCCGTCAGAGTTCAGCTTTACATACTCACATGAGAACGCACTCAGATCAGAAGCCTTATTCATGCACAACCTGTGGAAAAAGGTTTTCCAATAAAAGCGTTTTAAATTCTCACATTAtaattcatacaggtgagaaacgTTACTCATGTATTGCTTGCGGAAAACGTTTTAGTCAGAAAAGTCAGTTGCGGTATCACATGATgactcacacaggtgagaaacctgTTTCATGCATGACTTGTGGAAAAACGTTCACTCATAAAGGTAATTTATCTGAGCACATCAAaactcacacaggtgaaaagcctttttcatgtTCTACTTGCGGGAAATGTTTCAGTCACAAAAGCCTTTTAAGAAATCACATGAGAAGGCACACAGGTGAGAGGCCTTTTTCATGTACCACCTGTGGAAAGACTTACAGTGAGAGAAGTGGTTTAGCTTATCATGTCAAAACTCACACAGCTGAGAGACCCTTCTCCTGTGTGACCTGCAAGGCAAGTTTCCGAAAACAATCCTTTTTAACACATCACATGAAAACTCACACAGTTGAGAAGACTTTCTCATGTGTGACTTGTGGAGAAACTTTCTCTCAGAAATGTGAATTAACTGTTCACAAGAAGACTCATAGGGATGAGGGGCCTTTCTTATGTACGATGTGTGGTAAAGGTTTCCGTGGAAAAAGTAGTTTGAATTACCACATGAAAAATCACTCAGAGGAaaagcctttctcatgtgtgacctgtggaaaaggGTTTCTTAGGAAGTCTCATTTAATATGTCACATGAGGAGTCACACCGGGGAGAAACCTTTCTCATGcatgacctgtggaaaaagtttctctgtGAAATGTAACTTAACTTTTCACATGAAGACTCATACAAATGAGAAACCTTTCTCATGTGCAATCTGTGGTAAGGGTTACCACAATAAAAGTAGTTTCAATTACCACATGAGAAATCACACAGAGGAAAAGCCATTCCtgtgtgtgacctgtggaaaggGATTTGTTCATAATTCTCATTTAATTTTGCACATGAGGAGTCACACAGGGGAGAAGCCTTTCACATGCACAATATGTGAGAAAAGCTATGCCATAAAAAGCAGGTTAACTGTTCATATGAAGACACATACAGGTTAG